A window from Nitrosopumilus adriaticus encodes these proteins:
- a CDS encoding potassium transporter TrkG has translation MSENPERAVSYVLSKSVTKYMDKDVLILSMETETREAARMLRHYETDDIIVTDADNLPVGIVTDDDILRKVSDVTVYAEATKLKDIMTTPLITINEKSTLQDALHIMRDNGIRKLPVISKKNFVTGMIFQATIANVIRDATGTPPRLLSPPVKAILGNLGFVLQFAGVLLLVPAILATILEDTVIATGIYLTTVLLLVTGFFLNSYGEKSSLNLQQASILVFSSLFLLTLFGTVPYLYVLPSDETNIEAFSNAFFSSAAGFTTGGISLFQEPENLSQSFTFFRSYTQLVGGMSFIYLVITAFYPESKLQSMRGFISGRTLHMKELFLTITVIFSIYIVIVATLLYVFGENNIIDNFSLAMSTLATGGFVPTSTILHDLVWQEHLILMGGMILGALPFTFHYAFVRKKFLSPKLGKEVLTYFAILGSATVLFISISGLDPLLSAFYSVSASTTAGLQMNSLAGLSGGAHAILIILMIIGGCGFSTTGGLKIFRLMHLRHIRSFLSKVKRAELPIETKKETISTLIILALFPIISAIAGLHLAESEQVPYQDAFFEAAGVITTGGLSAGVIDLETDPATKIVFGFLMIFGRLEIIAIIYIFVPKLS, from the coding sequence ATGTCCGAAAATCCGGAACGTGCAGTATCATATGTTCTGAGTAAATCAGTTACAAAATACATGGACAAAGATGTTTTGATACTCAGTATGGAAACAGAAACAAGAGAAGCAGCTAGAATGTTGCGCCATTATGAAACAGACGACATAATTGTTACTGATGCAGATAACCTGCCAGTTGGAATTGTTACAGATGATGACATTCTAAGAAAAGTAAGTGATGTCACAGTTTACGCAGAAGCAACGAAACTTAAAGACATCATGACAACCCCACTAATCACAATTAATGAAAAATCAACTTTGCAAGATGCATTGCACATCATGCGAGATAACGGTATTAGAAAATTACCTGTCATATCAAAGAAAAATTTTGTAACTGGAATGATCTTTCAGGCAACTATTGCAAATGTGATTCGAGATGCAACTGGAACGCCACCACGTCTTTTGAGTCCTCCTGTAAAAGCTATTCTTGGTAATCTAGGATTTGTGTTACAATTTGCAGGAGTCCTATTACTGGTTCCAGCTATACTTGCAACAATTTTAGAAGATACCGTGATTGCCACGGGGATATATCTCACAACAGTTCTATTGCTAGTTACAGGATTCTTCCTAAACTCTTATGGAGAAAAATCAAGTCTTAATCTTCAGCAGGCATCAATTCTGGTATTTAGTAGTTTATTTTTACTAACCCTATTTGGCACAGTCCCATATCTGTATGTGCTGCCAAGTGATGAAACTAACATTGAAGCATTTTCAAATGCATTTTTTTCAAGTGCTGCAGGATTCACAACTGGTGGAATCTCATTATTTCAAGAGCCAGAAAATCTCTCTCAGAGTTTTACATTTTTCCGAAGTTATACCCAGTTAGTAGGAGGAATGAGTTTCATCTATTTGGTAATTACTGCGTTTTACCCAGAATCAAAACTACAATCAATGCGTGGTTTCATCTCAGGTAGAACATTACACATGAAGGAATTATTTCTAACAATTACAGTCATTTTTTCGATTTACATCGTTATTGTTGCAACGTTGTTGTATGTTTTTGGGGAAAACAACATCATAGACAATTTCTCATTAGCGATGAGTACGCTTGCAACAGGGGGATTCGTTCCAACATCTACAATACTGCATGATTTGGTATGGCAAGAACATTTGATATTGATGGGTGGGATGATTTTAGGAGCATTACCATTTACATTCCACTATGCATTTGTAAGAAAGAAATTCTTGTCTCCAAAATTAGGAAAAGAGGTATTGACATATTTTGCAATATTAGGGAGTGCAACAGTATTATTCATATCAATCAGCGGATTGGATCCATTACTAAGCGCATTTTATTCAGTATCGGCAAGTACAACTGCAGGATTGCAGATGAATAGTCTTGCGGGTTTAAGTGGAGGGGCACATGCAATTCTGATAATTTTAATGATAATTGGTGGATGTGGTTTTTCAACAACTGGGGGCCTAAAGATTTTCAGATTAATGCATTTGAGACACATTAGATCTTTTCTAAGTAAAGTAAAAAGGGCAGAATTACCAATTGAGACGAAAAAAGAAACCATTTCAACTTTGATCATATTAGCATTATTCCCAATAATTTCTGCAATTGCAGGGCTTCATCTTGCTGAAAGCGAACAA